TCTCGTCGGTGTCCTCGAACTTCCCGACCGCGACCACGTCGTGACCGCCGGTCACCTCGTAGACGCTGACCATTCGCTCGTGGTCGCGCAGGCGGTCGACGACGGGTTTGAGTCCGTTGCCGTCCACGCTGAGGTGGAAGACGGCAGTCACGTCGTAGCCCAGCCGATCGTAGTCGATCACCGGTCGGTAGCTCTCGATGACGCCGTCCTCTTCGAGGGCCGACAGCCGTTTCGAGACCGTCGTCGCCGCGAGTCCGGTCTCGCTGGCGATGTCGCGGGCGCTGGCCCGACCGTCGGAGAGCAGCGCGTTCACGATGCGACGGTCGGTGTCGTCGACTGCCATCCGTCAGACAGCGTCGGGACCGGTCTTGCCGGTCCGGATCTGGACGGCGTCCTCGACGTCGACCACGAACACCTTGCCGTCGCCGGGTTCGCCGGTGTGGGCGGCGTCCTTGATCGCGTCGACGACGTCCCCGGCGGGCACGTCGGCGACGACCGTCTCCAGTTTGACCTTCTCGTGGAGGTCGACCACGTACTCCTCGCCGCGCCACTGCCCTTTCTTGACCGGCTGGCTGCCGCGACCGCGGACGTTCGTCACCGTCAGGGAGGGCGCGCCGACCTCGGCGAGGCCCTTCTTGACATCCGACAGTTTGCCGGGCCGGATGAACGCGATCACCATCTTGATACCGCCGTCGTTGGGTTGCGTGTCGCTCATTCAGTTCTCACCGTCGTTGTCGTAGTCGCCTTCTGACCGAAGGTCAGACGAGGAATCGTTCGCTCTGCTCACGATACCGCCGTCGGTCTTGTAAGCCGGTGCAGTACCGCCGTCCGTCATCGTCGCGTCGTCACCGAGCGAGAACTCGGGGTAGCTCTCGACGCCGTGTTCGGCGATGTCGAGGCCCTCGCGCTCGTGGCTCTCGGAGACGCGGGCCTGACCCAGCGCCTTCAACACGCCGAAGACGAGCGCGGTCGCCACGACCGTCCAGACGCCGATCACGGCGACGCCCGCGACCTGCGAGATCAGGGCGTCCACCGAGAAGCCGCCGACCGCGACGAAGGGGAAGGCGAGTGATCCGAGGACGCCGGCGCTCCCGTGGACCGGGAAGACCGCACAGACGTCGTCGATCTTCAGCCGTTTCTCGACGAAGCTGAACACGATGGGGAGCTGTGCGCCGGCGAGGCCGCCGACGAGGACCGCACCCCACCAGGTGACGGCGTTGGTGATCCCGGTGATCCCGACGAGACCGGCCAGCAGACCGTTTGCGACGTACAGCGTGTCGACCTTGCCGGTCTTGGCCAGCGCGACGGCCGCGGCCCCGATCGCGCCCATCGCCATCGCCAGGGTCGTCGTCAGCGCGACGCGGCCGAGGATCGCTCCGTTGAAGCCGGCGATGGAGCCGTCCGCCGCGGTCGTGAAGATCGCGGCCGTGCCCACGTTGAACCCGTACCAGCCGAAGGCCAGGATCAGCGTTCCCAGCACGGCGAAGGTCAGCGAGTGCCCGGGGATGACGTTGACGCTGCCGTCGCTGTTGTAGCGGTCGATGCGGGGGCCGAGCACCCACGCGGCCGTCAGCCCGGCGATGCCGCCCATCCCGTGGACGATCATCCCGCCGGCGAAGTCCTGGAAGCCGGTCCCCAGGAACTCGGCGAAGTAGGTCCCGGACCACGTGATCCCGGTGACGACGGGGTAGATGACCGCCGCCAGCAGGAACGTGTAGGTCACGTACGCACGGAGCTTCGCACGGCCGGCCACCGCCCCGGAGACGATGGTCGCCGCCGTCATGGCGAAGACGGCCCCGTAGAGCCAGCTACTGGCCCAGGACGACGGATCGCTCCCCGGCGTCCAGGCGAAGCCCGACCCGCCGACGAGACTACTGACCCCGGCACCGATCAGGAAGAAGGCCATCACCCCGATCGACCAGGTCAGCAGGTTCTTGGTCAACTGGTTGGCGACGTTCTTCGAGCGCACCTGCCCCGCCTCCAGCATGGCGAACCCGGCGTGCATGAAGAAGATCAGGAACGATACGACCAGGATCCAGGTGAAGTTCACCGCACTCGCGACGTCACCGACCGTGACCTGCAGGAAGATCGGATCCATCAGGCCGGCACCCCCGTTCCACGGATGCTGTGAGTACCCGAGTGTTTGTCTAACTTTTCACCGCAACGCGCTATGCTCGTTTGGTATTTCACGA
This Halorientalis sp. IM1011 DNA region includes the following protein-coding sequences:
- the lrp gene encoding HTH-type transcriptional regulator Lrp gives rise to the protein MAVDDTDRRIVNALLSDGRASARDIASETGLAATTVSKRLSALEEDGVIESYRPVIDYDRLGYDVTAVFHLSVDGNGLKPVVDRLRDHERMVSVYEVTGGHDVVAVGKFEDTDEMNRKIKDLLTDPDVEAANTSVVLEVVRENAQFPVDVEG
- a CDS encoding P-II family nitrogen regulator — translated: MSDTQPNDGGIKMVIAFIRPGKLSDVKKGLAEVGAPSLTVTNVRGRGSQPVKKGQWRGEEYVVDLHEKVKLETVVADVPAGDVVDAIKDAAHTGEPGDGKVFVVDVEDAVQIRTGKTGPDAV
- a CDS encoding ammonium transporter, producing the protein MDPIFLQVTVGDVASAVNFTWILVVSFLIFFMHAGFAMLEAGQVRSKNVANQLTKNLLTWSIGVMAFFLIGAGVSSLVGGSGFAWTPGSDPSSWASSWLYGAVFAMTAATIVSGAVAGRAKLRAYVTYTFLLAAVIYPVVTGITWSGTYFAEFLGTGFQDFAGGMIVHGMGGIAGLTAAWVLGPRIDRYNSDGSVNVIPGHSLTFAVLGTLILAFGWYGFNVGTAAIFTTAADGSIAGFNGAILGRVALTTTLAMAMGAIGAAAVALAKTGKVDTLYVANGLLAGLVGITGITNAVTWWGAVLVGGLAGAQLPIVFSFVEKRLKIDDVCAVFPVHGSAGVLGSLAFPFVAVGGFSVDALISQVAGVAVIGVWTVVATALVFGVLKALGQARVSESHEREGLDIAEHGVESYPEFSLGDDATMTDGGTAPAYKTDGGIVSRANDSSSDLRSEGDYDNDGEN